A region from the Kineothrix sp. IPX-CK genome encodes:
- a CDS encoding extracellular solute-binding protein produces MKFKRLTALMLAGMMTLSLAACGGSASETTGGTSGTETADSTEKTTDDKGTDTAAGSGDKIVVWTLAADLEQFAARYTEETGNEVEVVVIAPADYSTKLTSALGAKSSEVDVIVGEPQMLPNFFEAGFFDDLSQYNVDDYKDTIVDYVYEAGKDAQGIQRALSYQVTPGSIIYRRDLAKEIYGNDDPEFISEKFKDFDTILATAKEVKDAGYRIFSDTGNLRWYVNTQEPWVKDSVLNLSDTAKAYMDTAATLYQDELVAFAPEWSAAWYASMAGELPLNAGWSDLAELEGAEMTQVFSYSLPSWGALIVRDNAADNKGNFGICKGPSSYFGGGTFLGINTYSEKKDAAWDFVKYCTLNDETAQWWLENSNGDVVSNTAVLEANKDYTNESFGNQKTYEFYMGEAQDIDYSVKTKYDDTIGGFWGASIEAVQKGEMTKEEAIEDFYMQVEATFPEITVVR; encoded by the coding sequence ACAACAGGCGGGACATCCGGTACGGAGACGGCGGACAGTACCGAAAAAACGACAGATGATAAAGGCACCGACACCGCTGCGGGAAGCGGCGATAAAATCGTAGTATGGACGCTGGCGGCAGACTTAGAGCAGTTTGCGGCACGTTATACGGAAGAAACGGGAAATGAAGTAGAGGTAGTAGTAATTGCTCCGGCAGATTATTCCACGAAACTCACCTCCGCGCTCGGCGCGAAATCAAGCGAGGTGGATGTAATCGTAGGTGAGCCCCAGATGCTTCCTAACTTCTTCGAAGCAGGATTTTTTGATGACTTGTCACAGTACAACGTAGACGACTACAAAGACACTATCGTAGATTATGTATATGAAGCGGGCAAGGATGCTCAGGGTATCCAGAGAGCGCTCAGCTATCAGGTAACCCCGGGAAGTATCATTTACCGTCGTGACCTCGCAAAGGAAATTTACGGAAATGACGATCCGGAATTCATCTCAGAAAAATTCAAGGATTTCGATACCATTCTTGCAACGGCGAAAGAAGTAAAGGATGCGGGCTATAGAATCTTTTCCGATACAGGGAATTTAAGATGGTATGTAAATACGCAGGAGCCTTGGGTTAAGGACAGTGTCCTGAACTTAAGCGATACGGCCAAAGCTTATATGGATACGGCTGCTACGCTATATCAGGATGAGCTGGTAGCCTTTGCTCCGGAATGGTCGGCTGCATGGTATGCTTCCATGGCGGGCGAGCTTCCGCTGAATGCAGGCTGGAGCGATCTGGCAGAGTTGGAAGGCGCTGAAATGACGCAGGTATTTTCTTATTCCCTGCCTTCCTGGGGTGCTCTGATCGTTCGTGATAACGCAGCGGATAACAAGGGTAACTTCGGAATCTGCAAAGGACCTTCCTCTTACTTCGGCGGCGGTACCTTCCTGGGAATCAACACATACAGCGAGAAAAAGGATGCAGCCTGGGACTTCGTAAAATATTGTACCTTGAATGACGAAACCGCGCAGTGGTGGCTGGAAAATTCCAATGGCGATGTTGTGTCCAACACAGCAGTTCTGGAAGCGAACAAAGATTATACGAACGAATCCTTCGGCAATCAGAAAACATATGAGTTCTACATGGGGGAAGCGCAGGATATCGACTATTCCGTAAAGACGAAATATGATGATACCATTGGCGGCTTCTGGGGAGCATCCATCGAAGCAGTACAAAAGGGTGAGATGACGAAGGAAGAAGCAATTGAAGATTTCTATATGCAGGTAGAGGCCACCTTCCCTGAAATTACGGTAGTAAGATAA